CCCTTGTAGAAATTTTGAAGGCTCTTGAACTGCTGGACGAAAAAGCAAACCTACTTTCAGCCAGATATATTAAAGAAATAATCGATCTGATAAAAAGAATAAAAAATATGGCAGATTTAAACAGCAGTATGAAAAAACAGCTTCAAACAATCATAAATACTGTTCATGATGGAATCATAGCAATAGATGAGCAAGAAAATTTGACAGTATTTAATCCTATTGCGGAAGAAATATTTGGCGTTTGCAGCGAAAAAATGATTAATAAAAATTTAAAAAATACATCGGATGGAAAAAAAATTCTCTCAATGCTTAAAGGTGATTATGCAGGTGGAGAAAAATTTGTTAAAATAAACGATAAATATGTAGTTATAAACAGTTCGGAGGTAAAAGAAAATCATAAATCAATTGGCACTGTATATACAATAAAGGATGTAACCGAAATCCAACGGCTTGAAGAAGAACTCCGTAGGAAACTGCGCAGTCATGAACACTTTGCTCGCTATACTTTTGAAAATATAGCTGGGAGCAGTGAAATTATTAAAGAAACTAAGGAACTGGCAAAGAGGATAGCTAAATCTTCTTCTCCTATATTGATTCAAGGGGAAAGTGGAACAGGCAAAGAGCTTTTTGCTCAAGCAATTCATAATGCATCTCAAAGGAGAAGGGGACCATTTGTTGCTGTGAATTTTGCAGCATTACCAGAAAGCTTATTAGAAAGCGAACTTTTCGGATATGAAGAAGGAGCCTTTACTGGTGCAAAAAAAGGCGGAATGTCTGGTCTTTTTGAACAAGCTCATGGTGGGACTATTTTTTTAGACGAAATAGGAGATGCTCCTTTATCTTTTCAGGTAAGACTTTTAAGGGTGTTGCAAGAAAAACAGATCCGCCGCATAGGCAGTTCCAAGGTAATTCCTATAGATGTAAGAGTGATTTCTGCGACTAATAAAGATTTAAAAAAGCTGATAGAAAATGGCGAATTCAGGCAAGACCTTTATTATCGACTTAATGTCCTGCCATTACGACTCCCTCCGTTAAGGGAAAGAAAACAAGATATTTTAGAACTTGCTGAAATATTTTACAATGATTTTTTTAAAGGTAAACCCTTAATAAAAGCAAAAGATTACTTTGAAAAAATAAAAAATGTTTTTTTAAAATATGACTGGCCAGGTAATATCCGGGAGCTTCAAAATGTGGTTGAGTATTTAGTAAATGTCTCTCCGGATAAGATTCCTGATTGTTCAATTTTACCTGAGGGATTGCAAATAATAGAAAAACAATGGTTTGAAGTTATTGAGGATAGAAAAAAGGACGATGATGCAATAAAAATATTACAGGAGATTTCCTGTGCTAATAAAGAAGGTCGGCCAATAGGTCGTAGATCCCTTTCAAGAAAAACTGGGATACCAGAGAGCAGGGTGAGAAAAATAATAAATGAGATGATAAAAAATGGTTTGATTAAAGTAAACAGAGGGGTTAAAGGCATAGAAATACTTTCAAAAGGTATTGCACAAATAAAGTCTATTACGCTTAATTAAAACATTAGAAGTCTAATTATTGAAAAGGGATAAAGGGAGTAAAAGGGTAAAAAAGGGAGAAATTTAATCTTCCCTTTTTTGTTTTTTAAATAAGTTTTTTTATTAAAGATAGGAAAAATCTAAGGTAAAATTTAATACTGATAAATGACTAACCTGGCACATATATTGCAAAGAAGTTTCTATTGAAAAATTATTAAATAATTGGAGGGAAGAAAATGAATCACAAAACCAAAAGGCAACCTTCCTTGGCTATTTCGCTTTTACCGATTATTTTTGCTATAGTTCTTCTAGTTTACGGAGTTGGAATCCTACGGGCTAATGCAGCCATCATGCTCCTTTTAATTTCTATGTTTGTTACTTTAATTAGCGTATTTTATCTTGGTTATTCGTGGGAAGAATTATTGAACTATGGCATCAGGCCTACTATTGACAGAGCAATGGGAGCAATTCTTATATTGATGATGGTGGGGCCTCTGGTAGGTGCCTGGCTAATTTCTGGGACAATACCCTACTTTATTTACCTCGGTCTTCAAATTTTGAGCCCCAAGACGTTTCTTGTTTCAGCTACTATACTTTGTTCAATATCTTCAATTATGACTGGAACATCATGGGGAACTGCGGCAACCTTGGGTGTTGCTCTAATGGGAGTAGCCTATGGCTTGGGAATACCACTCGGTGTTGCAGCAGGAGCTATAGTGGTTGGTTCTTACCTTGGGGATAAATTGAGCCCCATTTCGGATACTACTATTTTAGCAGCAGCAACTGCAGAAGTGGATATTTTTGATCATATTAAGTCTATGTTGTGGACTACTTTACCAGCTTTTATAATATCTCTATTAGTTTATCAGATTTTTAGCTTTAAAATATCTGGAGATATTGATTATACAAAGATAAATCAATTACTTGACGGGATAGCGGCAACATTCAAGCTAAATCCGTTACTTTTGCTACCACCGATTGTAGTATTTTATTTATCGTATAAAAAAGTTCCAAGTATACCTGCATTATGGATTGGTACTGTAATTGCTATGGTATTAGCATTAACGGTCCAGGGTGCCGGTTTTAAAGAAGTAGTTACTGCGATGTATAGCGGCGGCAATTTTAAAACACCCATTCCTGAATTAGATAAACTTTTAAACCGTGGTGGAATTACAAGCATGGTATCCTCCATTGCAACGGTTTTTATGGCATATATCTTTGCAGGGGAGATGGAGTATACCGGTATGCTGGGGAAAATCCTTGATTCAATAAAGGATTCATTTATAAGAGGAAAAGTGGGAAATCTTTTATTATCAACTTCCTTAACAGGTATTATTACAGGTCTTGTTACCGGCAATTCATATCTAAGTATAATTGTCCCAGGGAGAATATACCATCCAGTTTTCAAAGAATACAAAATAAAATTAAATGTTCTTTCTAGAACTACTGAAGATTCGGGAACTGTAGTAGTTCCGCTGATACCTTGGAGTGCTGCAGGAGTTTATATGACGGCAACCTTAGGAGTACCAACGCAATCTTACGCTCCATGGGCAATTATGTGTTATCTCGGGTTTATTATAGCATGGATTTACGGTTATACCGGTAAGGCTATATGGAAAGAACAAAATTAAACCGGAGGTGCATCAATTGTTTAAAATTTTAAGAGGCGGGAGCATTTATTCACCGGAAGAAATGGGGAAAAAAGACATTTTAATTGCTGGAGAGAAAATAGTAAATATTGCCGAAAAAATTTCTCCATGTGAATGTTTGGGGAAGGTTGAGGTAATAGATGTAGAAGGTAAATACATAGTGCCCGGATTTATCGACCAGCATGTTCATATTATTGGCGGAGGTGGGGAGGGAGGTTATGCTACAAGGACTCCGGAAGTGATGCTGACCGACCTTACATGTGCCGGTATTACTACCATTGTTGGTTGTTTGGGAACTGATGGGACGACAAGGCACATGACTACCCTCCTCGCCAAAGCAAGAGGTTTGGAAATCGAGGGAATTACCGCATATATTTATACCGGGTGTTATCAGCTTCCTACCCGAACTATTACCGGCAGTGTAAGAGATGACATCGTGTTAATAGATAAAATAATTGGAGCTGGCGAAATAGCAATATCCGATCACCGATCTTCTCAGCCTACTAAGGAAGAACTTAAAAAACTTGCTGCAGAGGCAAGGGTTGGGGGAATGCTCAGCGGAAAAGCTGGAGTTGTCCACCTCCACTTAGGTGACGGAAAAGAAAAACTGGGCATGATTTTTGAAGTAATTGAAGAAACGGAAATACCCGTTACCCAGTTTACGCCTACACATATTAATAGAAATATCGACCTCCTGGAAGATGGGATTAGTTTTGCGAATATGGGTGGAATTATTGATATAACGTCCAGCTCGGTACCTTCCCGTAAAGAAGAAAAATCCATAAAACCTTCAAAGGCTATTAAATACTGTATCGAAAAGGGAGTTTCGGTAGAAAATATCACCATGAGCTCCGATGGTAACGGAAGTTTACCCGTGTTCGATGAAAAAGGCGATTTTATAGGTCTTTCGGTTGCAAAACCCTATTCTCTTTACAAAGAGTTCAAAGACCTTGTCCTTGAAGAAGGAATCTCCCTTGTTAATGCTTTAAAAATAATAACTGAAAACCCTGCAAAGTCACTGAGATTATTTCCAAAAAAAGGGACTTTAGTGATAGGAAGCGATGCGGACATAGTAGTGTTAGATGGCGATTTAAATATTGAATATGTATTTGCAAAAGGAAAGTGCATGATAAAAAATAAAGAAATTATTGTAAAAGGAACTTTTGAGTAATTAATAAAGCCTCTATGATTTATAAGTCATAGAGGCTTTATAAAATAGAGGTTCTAAAAATTTCAAATTATAAAGATAAGCTTTATCCATGCAATCTTGATAATAAAATAACAGATTAAAAAATTTGAATTTGTAAAAATATATCAATAACAGGAAGGAAATTTTTAATTTTTGTAGTATTTAATACAATATAGAATTTTATTATATATTTTTTAGTCACTGGACCACCCAGTAACCTAATTATTATTAGCCGGAGGTGAAATTAATGAAAATAGTAAAAACTAAACCCGAACTCTGCACCGGATGCGGTGCCTGTATGCTTGCCTGTTCAAAAACCCTCCATAAAGTAGAAGACGTAAAAAAATCTGCCATCAGGGTTGTAGAAAAAAAGGATGCGGAGGGGAATTACGACATCGTAGTGTGCAATCACTGCGGAGAATGCGTTCCAGTGTGCAATACCGAAGCCCTGTATTTTGCACCGAATGGAGCGGTAAGAATTGATCCAAAAAAATGTGCGGGCTGCTACATGTGCGTGGGCTTTTGCCCCACAATGGCAATGACCGTCCATCCGGAAATAAACGAGCCAATAAAATGCATTGCCTGCGGGGCGTGCGTAAAAGCATGTCCAACCGGGGCAATTTACATGGAAGAAAAATAAGGATAAAGGGGGGTCTTTTATGACCGCAAATGTCAAAGAATTAAGAGGCGCTCATAAATTGCTTGCAAAATTGGAGTATCAGCCTTTTAAGGTGGATAAAGGTTACACCAATCATTCTTTATACTTAAATTTGAATGAAAAAACCTTTCAAATTAAACCGGTAACAGAACAAATGAAAGAAATCTTCATAGGGGGAAGAGGCTTTGGGCTTTGGTATCTCTGGAATGCGGTAAAAAGCACAACCAAGTGGAATGACCCTGAGAACGAGATAATTATTTCTTCAGGACCTATCGGTGGAATTACGCAGTATCCCGGAGCGGGAAAATCTGCTGTTGTTACGCTTTCTCCGTTAACAGGCTGTCCCATCGACTGCAACGTAGGTGGATACTTTGGCCCGCTTTTGAAATTTTCCGGCTTTGATGCTCTTGAAATTCAAGGAAAAGCTGAAAAAGATGTGATAATTTTCATTGATGGGAACAACGGTATTGTGACAATTGAAGAAGTACCCGATAATTTTGAATACTACGATACCCATCAATTAGCCGAAATTTATACGGAAATGTTTGCCGATGATGAATTCGATAAAAGAAATGTTTCCGTAGTATCATCCGGGCGCGGGGCGGAAAATACTTTAATAGGTATGCTTAATTTCTCCTTCTATGATGTAAAAAGAAAGGCTGTTCGTGTAAAACAAGCCGGAAGAGGCGGAACGGGTACGGTTTTCAGAGATAAAAAGATTCGTGCTATAATAGTAAAATATAAAGGTGTAACGAGCGATTCCAACGCACCTGCGGATAAACAGAAATTGATAAATGCAGGGCTCAGGCTCCATCGCGAGATTTACGAACTGGATAAGGTGCAAAACAGGATGAGAGAAGTAGGTACCGCTCACCTTGTGGAAGTAATGAACGACTACGATCTTCTGCCTGTAATGAACTGCCAGTACGGTTCCCATCCCGATGCGGTAAAATTGAGCTCCGATGTGTTTAAGGAAAAATTCTTCACCCAGGGTATGCCTGACGGATGCTGGTACGGTTGCTCAATGGCATGTGCCAAGGCTGTAGACAATTTTGAATTGAAGACCGGGCCGTATAAAGGTCAAAGAGTAGTGGTGGATGCCGCGGAATATGAGACTATAGCGGGAGTAGGATCCGACTGTGGAATTTTTGATCCCGAATATGTTGTAGAGGCAAACTTCTACTGCGATACCTATGGAATAGACACGATTTCCTTTGGAAATATTATAGCCTTTGCTATGGAATGCTACGAGAGAGGTATTATAAATAAAGAAGTAACCGGTGGGCTGGAGCTAAAATTTGGCAACAAGGACGCGGCATTGGAAGTGCTTCATCAAATGGCAAGGGGAGAGGGCTTTGGTAAAATAGCCGGAATGGGCGTAAAAAGGATGAGGGAATACTTTGTAGAAAAGCTCGGAGCGGATCCTAAATTCTTGAGGGATATAAGTCTTGAATGTAAAGGATTGGAGTACTCGCACTACGTAAGCAAAGAATCTTTAGCCCAGCAAGGCGGTTACGCTTTGACAAATAAGGGACCCCAGCATGATGAAGCCTGGCTCATTTTCATGGATATGGTTAACAAACAGATTCCAACATTTGAGGATAAAGCAGAAGCTCTGCACTACTTCCCGCTCTTTAGGACCTGGTTCTCGTTAAATGGACTTTGCAAACTGCCCTGGAACGATATTGAACCTGAAGATAATGCCTATCAACCGGAACCCAATAAAGTGCCGGAACACGTAAGAAATTATGTAGAAATTTTCAACGGTGTTACTGGAAAGAATATTACGAAAGAAGATATAATAAAACAGTCGGAGAAGGTATATAACTTCCAGAGAATTTTCAACCTGAAGATGGGTTACGGTACGAGAGAATACGATATGCCGCCTTATCGTTCAATGGGTCCTGTCACCATTGAAGAATACGAATCCCGAAAGGATAGATATGACAAACAGCTAAAAGATCTCGGCTATGATATAGAGGGAAAGACTACGGAAGAAAAACTTAAGATGCTCAGAGAATACAGAGAAAGCCAGTATCAAAAGCTGGTAGATGCGGTTTACAAGAGGCGCGGCTGGACAAAGAATGGAGTCCCAACTATAGAAAAAGTAAAAGAGCTGGGTATTGATTTTCCTGAAGTTGTAGAACTTATCAGCAAATATCAAGATTAAAAAATATAATATTTGTTTTTTTAAAAGCGGAGGTGTCGCAGCATGATATGGGTAAATAAAGAGGAAATGGAATTCGAAGAAGGAATGACGGTAGAGGATGTCTTAAAAAAGAAAAAATACACTTATAGATTAATCACAGTAATAATAAATGGAGAAGTTATACCGAGGGACAGTTATTCTGTCCATAAGATAAAAGATGGGGACAAGATAGATGTGATTCATATAATGAGCGGTGGTTGATTTAAAAAGGGGGCAAATGCCCCCTTATATTATATTATGTCTTTGAAAGGAGGGATTGAGAATGAAAGCTGATGCTTCTTCCTGGTTTAAGTTTTACGCTAAGGAGCAAGGTGGAGTAATACACATAAAAAAGCATATCAATATCCGGGGGTGATGAAATGCATTTTATGCCCCGTCAAGTTTGACGGGTGAACCGGAAGATATCGAAAATTACATTAAAGTGCAGATTGACGACAGTATCACTATTTACATAAGCAAAGAAGTTATGGAAAAAAATAAAGGAGAGAAAGAATTAAAATTTATGGTACCCGAATACGGATGGCAGCATCTAACCTTTACGGAAGAATAATATCTTAAATTAAGTAGCAGGTCACCCTTAAAACTACTTATTTTATATTATGAAGGTGATGCCGTAGTGAAGGAAGAAAAAAAGAAATTAAGAAGAAAAATATACAGTTTGATAGCAGAACACGCAAAAAAACTTGATAATCTTCAAAATGTTTATGAGGCGGTGATGGATTCCTTAGGTGGAGAATTGAGCAGGGAAGAAGCAGAAGCCAGGGTGAGGGCTGCTCTGGGCACCTTTGAAAAGGGGCCTATACCGGAGGAGGTAGACTTCCCTTTTATCTCGATAATTGAAAAAGCCTGCAAATATTATAGCGAAGAATGCAAATGTAAAGATGCCTGTGAAGGTGGAGCAATTCTACAAAGGGGAAAAGATAAGCCCGTTATAGATTTAGAAAAATGCCTTACCTGCGGACTTTGTGTAGTAGCCTGCCCGGAAGGAGCAGTAATGGATAAAACTGAAATAGCTCAAACAATTAATCTTATCAAAAAATCAAAAAGGGTTTATGCAGTTCTTGCACCCGCTTTTGCCGGGCAATTTGGGAAAGGTATTTCCGAAGAAAAAGTTAAAACAGCGTTACTGATGCTTGGGTTTTACGATTGTATCGAAGTGGCTCTGGGTGCGGATATGATAACCGTTAAAGAAGCCAAGGAATTCATAAAAAGGATGAACAGGAAAGACGATTTTATGATTACTTCCTGCTGCTGTCCACCCTTTGTCAGGCTTGCCAAAGGCTATCACGGTAAAATAGAGGGCCTTGTCTCTGATTCGGTTTCACCGATGATTGCAATTGGAAGATTTATAAAGGCGGAAGATGAAAATGCAAAGGTGGTATTTATAGGACCTTGTATTGCAAAAAAAAGTGAAGCTAAACTTCCGGAGCTTAAAGATGCCGTAGATTGCGTGTTAACTTTTGAAGAACTTGCAGCTATTTTTGAAGGTTATAAAATAAATCTTGAAAATATTGATGTAAAAATACCGATAAACGAAGCTTCCGCAAGCGGTAGAAAGTATGCTTTCACTGGAGGTGTTACTGAGGCTATTTATAAAAGCGTTAGAGTTCTCGATGACAAAATAAATTTTAAAGCTATCCACGGAAATGGATTGAGAGAGTGCAAGGAAATTCTTGAAAAATTAAAAGAAAACAAAATTGATGCCAATTTCATCGAAGGGATGGCCTGTGTAGGAGGCTGTGTAGGAGGACCCGGGACTATTATTGACAAAGAAGAGGGGCAAAAGAGAGTTTTAGAATTCGCTCAAAAAAGTGAAACCGTAGAAGCTATAAATAACAGTATAGCAAATATTCTATATGAAAAACATAAGGAAAAAGTAAAACTTGAGTCCCCTGTAATGTAAAAAATTATTTTTATACGGTTGACAGATAAACTTCTCACAAGTATAATTAATTATGTCAATAAAATTTATTTAACTGCAGGGATGGTGGAACTGGCAGACACGCTACTTTGAGGGGGTAGTGGATATTCCTCCGTGCGGGTTCAAATCCCGCTCCCTGCACCAGAAAAGACACGGTTTCCCGTTTAAAGGAAGCCGTTTTTTGTTTTTATCAAATTCTTCAAATACTCTCAAAATCTTGTAAAATTATAGTATTTTATTAAAAAATCTGGTAAAATATTATTCGACATTTTTTTATTTTTTAAATTTGTAAGGGGCAGGTGATTTTTTTGAATTTTAAGTCTGTAAAATTCAAAATTAATATTTTACCTCTATTTGTAATATTCCTTTTAATTCTTTCGATTAGCCTTACTTCTGGACAAATAGTCAGGTCACGTATGATTGCCCAAATGGAAAACGACGGTTATAATTTGGCAAATCAGATTGCGGAACAGATTCAAAGCAATGCGCGGTCAATGGAGATAATCAACGGCAATGTAGAGGGAAAAATAAAGGAAGTGGCAGGTTTAATTATTAATAATAAAAAATTAATAAATAATCAATACTTAGAAAACATAGCCCGATCTTTAAACGTGGATGAAATTAACGTTGTGGACAACACAGGTAAAATTGTATATTCCAACTTAAAAGAAAATATTGGGTATGTCTACGATGAAAAACATGCCGCTCAAAAGCTTCTAAAAGGTGAAGTGAATGAATTAATGGAAGAAATAAGAAAAAGCACGGTAAATGATAATTATTATAAATACGGTTATGTAAAAACCCCCGAGGGAGGATTTATCCAGATAGGATTGCTTGCTACTACGGTGCAAAAACTCTTCGAGGATATAAGTTACCAAAAACTTATAGATACTATTGCCATAAAAAAAGGGGTAGTTTATGCCTTAATTATGGATAATCGGGCAAAAGTTTTAGCCAGCAGCGATAAGGAAGAAATAGGCCAGGTCCTTACGGATACAGGAAGCCAAACTGCCGCGGTAAAGGGTATGCCTTATGCCTCTACATATTTTGATGAAAAAACTAATAAAACCGTATATGATGTACTGGTACCTTTATTCGTAAACGGAAAACACATTGGAGCGGTCGATATAGGACTTTCCATGGATGAGGTAAATTCTACGGTGAAAAATACCGTTATATTAATAATTTTAATTGGATTGGTTGGTTTTATAACAGTGGGAATTATACTACATATAATATCCAGCAGAGTTGTACAAGCTGTGCATCTTACGGCTAAACATATAGAAAATATTTCCAAAGGGGATTTTACATTAGAAATCCCTGAAAAATATTTAAAAATGCAGGATGAATTTGGGAATATTATGGCAGCCCTGGAAAAAGTAAAAGATAATTTTCGCTCCATTACATTGAATCTCAGGGAAAGTTCTAATACACTTTTCAGTAATGCTGAAAGCCTGAGCGCCGCATCGCAGGAAATGGCTGCATCTACCGGTGAAGTTGCAAAGACGATACAGGAAGTGGCTAATGGTGCTTCCCAGCAAGCACAGGATATGCAAGAAGTCGTAGGCAGCCTTGAAAATATATCCAAGAATATGGGAAGGCTTTCCGATTTGGTAAAAAGCATAAGGGAATCTTCTAAAACTGCAGAAGAAAAGGCTACTAATGGAAAGGATTCTTTAAAAGCTTTGTACGGTGCTTTTGATGAAATAAGAACCTCCTTTACAAATGTTTTGAACAAAATAAGCAACCTCACTCAATCCCTATTGCAGATTTCCGAAATTAATGAAGTAATTACGGGAATTTCTCAGCAGACAAACCTTCTTGCTCTTAATGCAGCCATTGAAGCGGCAAGAGCCGGAGAGGTAGGCAGGGGATTTGCCGTGGTAGCTTCCGAAATTAGAAAGCTTGCCGAGGAGTCTAAGGTATCTTCGGATAGAATTAAGAAATTAATAGAAACTATTAAAGGAGAGACTGGTGAGGTATATGAAACTACTGAAAACACAGGCAAGATGGTTACCCAGCAGCTTTCCGTGGCGGATCATGTGGTGAAATCCTTGGATGAAATAATAGACAGCGTGAATAACATGATTCCTTTGATAGATAATGCTTACTTAACAATGGATGAGGTCATGAAGATGAAGGATGAGGTTTTAACCAGAGCTGAAAGTGTAAGTTCGGTGATTCAAGAAACATCTGCATCGGCAGAGGAAATTTCAGCTTCTGCCCAGGAATTGAGCGCATCTACGGAAGAAATTGCGGCTTCAGCACAAACGCTGACTACTATTGCAAAAGAGATTTCGGAAAGTATGCAAAGGTTTAAAGTATAAATATAGGGAAAATAGGGGGACCTTTAAAAAGGTTCTCCTAAATTTTTTCGGATGGTGTTAATGATGAATATACAGAAAATAAAAAACGAAATAATTAATTATTCAAAATTAATAGGTTTTGATCTTATCGGTTTTGCGAAAGCTGACCCCTTTATAAATGAGTACAACCTTTTAAAAGAAAGAAAACAAAGGGGCCTTATATCACCTTTTGAAGAAACGGATTTAGAAAAAAGGTGTTTCCCCGATAAGATTATGAAAGGTGCAAAAACTATTATTGTCTTTGCGTTAAATTACCTGAACCACTACAATTCCTCTATCCGGTTTACAAAAGAATATTTGGAAGAAAAAAAGAAGGAAGGGGTCTTTTCCAAGTACGCTTGCATTGTGGATTATCATACAATTATAAAGGACAAGTTATTTAAAGTTGCTAAATTTATTAAGGATAGATTTAATGCCGATTCAAGGTTTTTTGTGGATTCGGGAGCAATTTTAGAACGGGCGGCAGCGCAAAGAGCGGGGATAGGATATATAGGCGCTAATACATGTCTTTTTACAAAGGAGTATGGTTCATATGTTTTTTTAGGAGAAATTATTACAAATATTGACCTTCCGGAGGATGAACCTATTGAAAGTTTGTGCAATAGATGCGAAAAGTGTATTTTTGCTTGTCCTACCGGTGCTTTATACGAACCTTTTAAGCTAAATCCTTTTAAATGTTTGTCTTATCTTACGCAGTCAAAAAAAGCGATTACCGATAAAAAAATGATTAAAGCCTTTGCTAACAGGCTATTTGGTTGTGACAGCTGTCAGGATGTTTGCCCAAATAATCAATTAAAAAATGTTTTAATAAAAAACCACCGGGAATTTTTATTGGATTATAAACTGCCGTTAGACCCTTTTTACATTTTTAAAATAGGGAATAAGGAATACAAAGAGCATTTTGGCAGTACCCCCATCGAATGGAGGGGGAAGAATATTTTAAGAAGGAATGCCCTTATAGTAATATCAAATGCCGGAGAATTAGATAAATTGGATAAAAATGTCATTTTAAAAGATACTTCAGAAATAGTGAGGGAACAAGCAAAGGTGCTGTTAATTTAAAAAGGAGCAGAAACATCTGCTCCCTTTTTACTGAACTTTATACCAGCCTTTTTTGTTCATTAAATCAAAAATCATCTTGGCATGATTTTGTTCATCGTCCTGAATTTGTTTTAAGGTGTTTCTTAATGCTTCATTGGCACATTCCATAATTGCAGTATCATACATTCCGGATACATGCTTTTCAGTCATTAAAAGGTCCTGAAGAATATCCTTATCGCTGGCGAATCCCGTCGTTTGTCCTTGATGTTGCATTAAAGTTCCCTCCTTATTATTTATTATAATTTTTTATTGCTGAGGCACTTGAAGGCCGGCTTGCTGAAATAGATTTACTATTGTGTCCACATGCTGCTGCTCGCGATTGGCAATATTTCTTAAAAGAGTAGAAACTTCCGGGTCCCGTACCTGATTAGCAAAATTGGTGTACTTTGTGACGCATAATCTTTCCTGGCCTAAGGCATCCTGAAGGTACATTTTCTCTTTTTGAGTAAATTGCATTATAACACCTCCAATATAAATTTTCGTTACTATTTTTTCTTTTAGCAGCCTTCGATATACTGGAAAAAAATTCTTCAAATCTTGACAAAAAATAAAGCATGGATTATTCTTTTTGTGAACTATTCAATTTTTTGAATTTTAGGGGTATTGTTATGGATATTAAATATAAATTATGGTTTGAGAAAGATGGCAAATTGGTGCTGGGTGATGGTTTATATAATTTACTGATTTTAATAAAAAATTACGGTTCAATAAATCAAGCTGCCTTAGCCTCCAACATGTCTTACAGACAGGCATGGGGGAAAATAAAAAAAGCTGAAGATAGGCTGGGATATAAGTTGCTTTTAAGGAAAAAAGGAGGAGAGTACGGCGGCGGCGCCGTGCTTACAAAGGAAGGGTTGGAGTTAATAAAAATTTATGAGGAAATATTAAAAAGAATGGATAATTTATTAGAGGAGTTTAAAAATATTTTTAAAGAGGTGTAAAAATGAGGAAAG
The DNA window shown above is from Thermovenabulum gondwanense and carries:
- a CDS encoding spore coat protein yields the protein MQHQGQTTGFASDKDILQDLLMTEKHVSGMYDTAIMECANEALRNTLKQIQDDEQNHAKMIFDLMNKKGWYKVQ
- a CDS encoding ferritin-like domain-containing protein; this translates as MQFTQKEKMYLQDALGQERLCVTKYTNFANQVRDPEVSTLLRNIANREQQHVDTIVNLFQQAGLQVPQQ
- a CDS encoding winged helix-turn-helix domain-containing protein; the protein is MDIKYKLWFEKDGKLVLGDGLYNLLILIKNYGSINQAALASNMSYRQAWGKIKKAEDRLGYKLLLRKKGGEYGGGAVLTKEGLELIKIYEEILKRMDNLLEEFKNIFKEV